The following coding sequences lie in one Polluticoccus soli genomic window:
- a CDS encoding DUF6252 family protein: MRGVLLIAALVVFAVGCKKPTEKPANPTEPQMPTSTETGANTVACRVNSEVHIYKGVPTYLNADGVLFGLYPDRNEYFLQVTAGGIAEYKDNIWLLLYDTAVQLNTQYPFSVTETDKNRAEYSVEAGSYSKIYKTKGSSGFIKFTRYDKTVAAGTFEFAAYNDQGEKIEITEGFFDISRPQ; this comes from the coding sequence ATGAGAGGAGTGTTACTTATCGCCGCGCTAGTAGTATTTGCCGTGGGCTGTAAAAAACCAACCGAAAAGCCAGCAAATCCTACGGAACCACAAATGCCAACAAGCACTGAAACAGGTGCAAACACTGTCGCGTGCAGAGTGAATAGTGAGGTGCATATTTATAAAGGAGTGCCAACATATTTAAACGCAGACGGGGTACTGTTTGGTCTTTATCCAGATCGCAATGAATACTTTTTGCAAGTAACGGCGGGCGGGATAGCGGAATATAAGGATAATATTTGGTTGCTATTATATGATACAGCAGTGCAATTGAACACACAATATCCTTTTTCAGTTACTGAAACTGACAAAAACCGAGCAGAATATTCAGTTGAAGCGGGGAGCTACTCAAAAATATATAAAACTAAAGGAAGTAGTGGGTTCATTAAATTTACACGGTATGATAAAACTGTTGCAGCAGGTACGTTTGAATTTGCTGCATATAATGATCAAGGTGAAAAAATTGAAATAACAGAAGGTTTTTTTGATATATCACGACCTCAATAG